Proteins from one Coffea arabica cultivar ET-39 chromosome 8c, Coffea Arabica ET-39 HiFi, whole genome shotgun sequence genomic window:
- the LOC113707235 gene encoding uncharacterized protein, producing the protein MGGKRKDFTTTTSVQGTEDGGEQKVKKKKEKLAVDGLLPSTIKNKEKRSAVHAKLKHQKRLEKRKRAKAREAAEQRALELGEEPPPKKIPRTIENTRELDETICKPDDEELFATNYADEFSAILKQDRPPKILITTCRFNSTRGPAFISDLLSVIPNAHYFKRGTYDLKKIVEYAKNKEFTSVIVVHTNRREPDALLIIALPDGPTAHFKLSKLLLRKDIKNHGNPTSHKPELVLNNFTTRLGHRIGRLIQSLFPQDPNFRGRRVVTFHNQRDFVFFCHHRYIFETKESKQAASSGEKSKDNNNEKSEQKVIARLQECGPRFTLKLISLQHGTFDSKGGEYEWVHKPEMDTSRRRFFL; encoded by the exons ATGGGAGGAAAGAGAAAGGacttcaccaccaccaccagtgTCCAGGGTACCGAGGACGGAGGCGAGCAAAAggtaaagaagaaaaaggagaaactaGCGGTGGATGGATTGCTTCCGTCAACAATAAAGAATAAGGAGAAGAGGTCTGCTGTCCACGCCAAGCTTAAGCACCAGAAAAGGCTTGAGAAACGTAAGAGAGCCAAGGCTCGTGAAGCGGCTGAGCAGAGAGCTCTTGAGCTTGGCGAGGAG CCTCCTCCGAAGAAAATCCCTCGCACAATTGAAAATACCAGAGAGCTTGACGAAACTATTTGCAAGCCTGATGATGAAGAG CTATTTGCTACAAATTATGCAGATGAATTTAGTGCGATTCTGAAGCAGGACCGCCCTCCAAAGATACTCATAACAACTTGCCGCTTCAATTCAACT AGGGGACCTGCTTTTATATCAGATCTACTCTCTGTGATCCCAAATGCACACTATTTCAAGAGAGGAACCTATGATCTTAAAAAG ATTGTGGAATATGCAAAAAATAAGGAATTCACTTCTGTTATTGTTGTCCACACTAATCGCCGGGAACCAG ATGCTCTATTGATAATTGCATTACCTGATGGACCTACTGCCCATTTCAAACTATCAAAGCTTCTTCTGCGCAAGGATATCAAG AATCATGGGAATCCAACTAGTCACAAACCTGAGCTAGTCTTGAATAACTTCACAACACGCTTGGGACACCGTATCGGGAG GTTGATACAATCGCTTTTCCCACAAGATCCCAATTTTCGTGGTCGTCGGGTTGTAACATTTCACAATCAACGTGATTTTGTATTCTTTTGCCATCACCG TtacatttttgaaaccaaagaAAGTAAGCAGGCTGCATCCAGTGGCGAAAAGAGCAAGGATAATAACAATGAAAAAAGTGAGCAGAAAGTAATTGCGCGACTTCAG GAATGTGGTCCTCGTTTCACATTAAAGTTAATCAGTCTACAACATGGAACATTTGATTCAAAGGGTGGGGAATATGAGTGGGTCCACAAG CCGGAAATGGATACTAGTCGCAGAAGATTTTTCTTGTGA
- the LOC113707023 gene encoding uncharacterized protein: MDEFSGRRHRVGAVVPKKGSSLVSRDAIDKRDQNAEFCNRIGCNGRLKYGKSNQSNCAEKYKNSRPSCHSSNGKQITGSSSRTCFPITNGRKSRHDSDSYRKFSSNLDNDSAESCGVHYEPAVAEHIPLVSRNHTVHQPDLQDSSAGKVTLTEVGSLTTGSNNKSHRIIRHKPPSGCQKPLPGPSVTSVISTSNSIASGTRKYNGGWYGLRNLRCNSISDVIPQGGSASESKVKRDVLRKRSPEGQIGASSSGKRGNMACSEDGHVAASNTGISVTGSRHGRSWVSNSDSRTASLRTRRALNSNTRIGLSNIDNRNALLTSESSSSIAQLSRPETPNSANLHSLSHQSSIEGSSNASSSCGLSARTGGNGTGIMSLMPTEHGITHAFRRHNLNGVAEVLLALERIGQDEELNYEQLLALENDLFLGHLSFYDQHRDMRLDIDNMSYEELLALEERMGTVSTALSEEAFAKCITKSMYQTATVDVGASGCSEDEADTKCSICQEEYAVGDEIGKLGCEHGYHVACIQQWLQLKNWCPICKASAATSQSSLSS, encoded by the exons ATGGATGAGTTTTCTGGTAGGAGACACAGAGTTGGGGCGGTTGTCCCCAAAAAAGGATCTAGTCTTGTTTCCAGGGATGCCATTGATAAAAGAGATCAAAATGCTGAATTTTGCAATCGTATTGGATGCAATGGAAGACTTAAATATGGAAAGAGTAATCAAAGTAATTGTGCTGAGAAATACAAAAATTCAAGGCCTTCCTGTCATTCTTCAAATGGCAAGCAGATCACTGGGAGCTCCTCAAGGACTTGTTTTCCAATTACTAATGGAAGAAAATCACGACATGATTCTGATTCTTATAGGAAATTTTCGTCTAACTTAGACAATGATTCTGCAGAATCTTGTGGTGTTCATTATGAGCCAGCTGTTGCAGAACACATCCCTTTAGTAAGTAGGAATCACACAGTACATCAGCCTGATTTACAAGATTCAAGTGCTGGTAAAGTCACACTGACAGAAGTAGGGAGTTTGACCACAGGATCAAATAATAAATCTCATAGAATAATTCGTCACAAGCCTCCATCTGGCTGTCAAAAGCCTCTTCCTGGTCCCTCTGTTACATCTGTTATTTCTACATCAAATAGTATAGCTTCAGGGACTAGGAAGTACAATGGGGGTtggtatggtttgagaaatttAAGATGCAACTCCATATCTGATGTTATCCCACAAGGTGGCTCAGCCTCAGAATCTAAGGTTAAGAGGGatgttttaagaaaaagaaGTCCTGAAGGACAAATTGGTGCATCTTCTTCCGGAAAAAGAGGTAACATGGCTTGTTCTGAAGATGGACATGTCGCCGCCTCCAATACAGGAATTTCTGTCACTGGCTCAAGACATGGTAGAAGCTGGGTTTCAAATAGTGATTCTCGCACTGCATCTCTGAGGACTCGGAGGGCATTGAACTCAAATACTAGGATCGGGCTTTCAAATATTGACAACAGAAATGCTTTATTAACCAGTGAATCCAGTAGCAGTATTGCACAATTATCTAGACCTGAAACTCCTAATAGTGCTAATTTACATAGTTTATCACATCAATCTTCCATAGAAGGTTCTTCAAATGCTTCAAGCTCCTGTGGACTATCTGCGAGAACTGGTGGCAATGGAACTGGTATAATGTCCTTGATGCCCACAGAGCATGGTATTACTCATGCTTTCCGGCGACATAACCTGAATGGAGTTGCTGAG GTACTATTAGCTCTTGAGAGAATTGGGCAGGATGAAGAGCTGAACTATGAG CAATTACTTGCTTTGGAGAACGATTTATTTCTTGGCCACCTGAGCTTCTACGACCAGCACAGAGATATGAGATTAGATATTGATAACATGTCATATGAG GAATTACTTGCTTTAGAGGAGAGGATGGGTACTGTGAGCACAGCACTCTCGGAAGAGGCATTTGCTAAATGCATCACGAAAAGCATGTACCAGACTGCTACGGTAGATGTTGGGGCCTCTGGATGTAGTGAGGATGAAGCTGATACTAAATGCAGTATTTGCCAG GAAGAGTATGCAGTTGGAGATGAAATTGGGAAACTGGGATGTGAACATGGTTATCACGTGGCATGTATACAGCAGTGGTTGCAGTTGAAGAATTGGTGTCCCATTTGCAAGGCTTCAGCTGCAACATCCCAGTCTTCTTTGTCGTCCTAG